GGAGTTCGTGGCCGTCGTCGCCGGCGCCGACCGCGGCGCGCTCCACGAGGCGGGGGAGCGCTTGCGCATGCTGGTGGCGCACTCCTCGCTCGACGGGGACCTGCCGCTGGCGGTCACCCTCTCCGTCGGGTGCGCCGAAGCCCGGCCCGGGGACACCCCCGAGAGCCTGGTGGCTCGTGCGGACCGGATGCTGTACGAGGCCAAGCGGTCGGGGAAGAATCAGGTCTGCAGCCTTGAAAACAGGGGTCTGCCGCCGGGCGGACCCGAAAACGGAGACCCGTATCCATGAAGAAGATCCTGCCTATCCTGGCCGTTCTTGCCCTGGCGGGCTGCGCCCGTTCCGGGCGGGAACCGGCGGCGCAGCCGGTCCCGCTCGACCCCGCGGCGGCGCAATCGGTCATCGGGGAGATCGAGCGGGAACGCGCCGAAACCCTCGAGTGGCTGCGCGCGAGCCCCCGCTCCTACCTGGCCGCCGTCGACCGGGTGGATTTCGGCGGGAAAGGGTCCCTGACCGTGGGAAGCGACCCGGCCGCGGACCTGACCCTCAAGGACGCGGCAATCCGGCCGCGCCATCTCAGGATCACCGTCGAGGGGGACCTCTTCCGGGTCGAGGCGCTCGACGACGGCGCCCGGTTCCGGCTCGGGGACAGGGAGATGCGCGAGGGGGTCACCGGCCCCGCCTACATCCAGGCCGGGCGCTTCCACCTGCGGTTGTCGCACCAGCGCTTCCCCGCCCTGATCGTCTTCGATCCGGAGAGCCCCCGCTTCGCCGCGTACAAGGGACTCCGGTGGTTTCCGGTCGACCTCGCCTGGCGCTACGAACTGCCGCTCGAGCGCGACCCGGCGGCCGAAAAAACCGTCATCCTTTCCACCCGCGGCCACCGCCGGACGGCGGAGCGCGCCGGCTGGTTCCGTTTCTCCGCCGGGGGAGAGGAGTGCCGCCTCGAGGCCACCCGCCTCCTGGAGCCGGGAAGCGGCGGGGAAATCCTCGGCATCTACTTCCGCGACGCCACCAGCGGCCGCGAAACCTATTCCCTCGGCCGCTACGTCGACGCGGTGCCGCTCGAGAACGGAAACTACCTCCTGGATTTCAACCAGGCCTACAACCCGGCCTGCGCCGTCTCGGAGTTCTACAACTGCCCGGTGCCGCCGAAGGCCAACACCCTCACCGTGCCGGTGCGCGCGGGGGAGATGGACGCGCATTATCACTAGCCCCCATGCCGGCCGGGGGAAGCCCTGTTCCATTTTTGGCCGCCCCTGTGGTAGAGTGGGAGCGAGGAGTGTGATGAAACCGTACCAGAGAAAAACCTGAACCCGGCATCGATTGCACGGCGTGCAACCGATGCGCATCCGCAGAGCCGGCCGACCGGCCGCCCGTCCGGACAGGGCACCCGGGTTTTCTCTTCCCTCCTAGCCCCTCCCGACGGGAACCGGCGGCCATGCCTCTGCCGCCGATCCTGGAGGGAGAACCCCATGCCGACAAATTTCCGTCCGCCTGTCTGTCCCCGTCGAAGACCGCTTGCGTTCCTGCTGCCCGGAGCGTTCCTGCTGGCGCTGATCCTTCCAGCCGCGAAGCCCGCAAAGGCCCGGGACGGCTCCGTGAGCAAGGTGCTGCAGGGTCCGGAAAATCTTCCTTCCCCTGGGATTGACCGTTGCGGGGAGCGGGGCCACAATGGCATAAATCAAAGCGTACGAGTCTATTAAACGAAAGGGAGAACCCCCGATGAAAACAGGAGCGCGCAACAAGCTGCAGGCGAAGGTCACCTCCATCCAGAGCGACAACATCATGTCGCTCGTCAAATTCGAGGCCACGGCCCCGCAGGGGATGGCCTCGGTCATCACCACCGAGTCGGTCGAGGAGATGGGCCTCAAGGTCGGCGACACCGTGACATTGGTGGTCAAGGCCATTCACGTGCTGCCCGTGAAGGAATAGGTCCCGGATCCGCGCAGGCGTTCGGGAAGAGGTTCAAAGCAGGGGGAAGGTATGTCCAGAGTGATCGATGCGCGTGGCCTCGCGTGTCCGCAGCCGGTGCTGCTGACGAAGAAGGCGATCGCGGAAGAGAACCGGGTGACGGCCATCGTCGACGGCGAAACGGCGCGGCAGAACGTCACCCGGATGGCGGAAAAGCAAGGGTGCCGCGTCCAGGCCGAAGAGCGGGAGGACGGGATCTACCTCAGCATCACCCGGGAGGGGGAA
This genomic interval from Acidobacteriota bacterium contains the following:
- a CDS encoding TOBE domain-containing protein, producing the protein MKTGARNKLQAKVTSIQSDNIMSLVKFEATAPQGMASVITTESVEEMGLKVGDTVTLVVKAIHVLPVKE
- a CDS encoding DUF1684 domain-containing protein: MKKILPILAVLALAGCARSGREPAAQPVPLDPAAAQSVIGEIERERAETLEWLRASPRSYLAAVDRVDFGGKGSLTVGSDPAADLTLKDAAIRPRHLRITVEGDLFRVEALDDGARFRLGDREMREGVTGPAYIQAGRFHLRLSHQRFPALIVFDPESPRFAAYKGLRWFPVDLAWRYELPLERDPAAEKTVILSTRGHRRTAERAGWFRFSAGGEECRLEATRLLEPGSGGEILGIYFRDATSGRETYSLGRYVDAVPLENGNYLLDFNQAYNPACAVSEFYNCPVPPKANTLTVPVRAGEMDAHYH